The following are encoded in a window of Deltaproteobacteria bacterium genomic DNA:
- a CDS encoding TolC family protein, translated as MVLEPSSRLAAALLAVGVLSLAPAVRGETAHVAPVRQLLADPGALARWLAGRSPDVAAARARSEQVAAELAASRLLPNPQLSFSLGTVTAGTTNPPGLGFGDTANYTVGLSQPLDLSKRGPRIDAAMARHASSMEEGVDGLVQRVAEARQVLGRLVHLAARERLLGESLASARQVVSIERTRLDQGYISGNDFDRLNLDTMGIEADLARAQAETEAVRGSCRATLAAVSCPVTGTQAEDLDLAASVPASASAEGGSAFLDRRPDLRAVAQAREAARWDALLARRRAVPDPTLTVGFTRDQLTVAGNQANSFFFGLALTLPVFDRGQHDAARAHGRQRELEAAADALRHRAVADLEGLTRRSALLERTLDRLLRQAVPRSAGVLATTLTAFRRGQVSLTDLLLARRAHLALRLNTMDLRFDLFTARSELRRVLGLDASLARQALARKGP; from the coding sequence ATGGTCCTTGAACCCTCCTCACGCCTCGCCGCCGCCCTGCTCGCCGTGGGGGTCCTGTCGCTCGCCCCGGCGGTTCGCGGCGAGACGGCGCACGTGGCACCCGTCCGACAGCTTCTCGCCGATCCGGGGGCCCTGGCGCGCTGGCTCGCCGGTCGCAGCCCCGACGTCGCCGCGGCGCGCGCGCGCTCCGAGCAGGTAGCCGCGGAGCTCGCCGCCAGCCGGCTCCTCCCGAATCCGCAGCTCTCGTTCAGCCTGGGGACGGTCACCGCGGGGACCACGAATCCCCCGGGCCTCGGCTTCGGCGACACCGCGAACTACACCGTCGGGCTTTCGCAGCCGCTCGACCTCAGCAAGCGCGGCCCGCGGATCGACGCGGCGATGGCCCGCCACGCCTCCTCGATGGAGGAAGGCGTCGATGGGCTGGTGCAGCGCGTGGCCGAGGCTCGGCAGGTGCTGGGGCGACTCGTGCACCTCGCGGCCCGCGAACGCCTGCTGGGGGAGAGTCTGGCCTCTGCCCGTCAGGTGGTCTCGATCGAGCGCACCCGGCTCGACCAGGGCTACATCTCGGGCAACGACTTCGATCGGCTGAACCTGGACACCATGGGGATCGAGGCCGACCTGGCTCGGGCCCAGGCCGAGACCGAGGCGGTCCGGGGAAGCTGTCGTGCCACCCTGGCGGCGGTTAGCTGTCCCGTCACCGGCACCCAGGCCGAGGACCTCGACCTCGCCGCGTCCGTCCCCGCTTCCGCTTCTGCGGAAGGGGGGAGCGCCTTCCTCGACCGAAGGCCAGATCTTCGCGCCGTGGCGCAGGCCCGCGAGGCCGCGCGCTGGGACGCGCTCCTCGCCCGACGACGCGCCGTCCCCGACCCCACGCTGACGGTAGGTTTCACGCGGGACCAGCTCACCGTGGCGGGCAATCAGGCGAACAGCTTCTTTTTCGGCCTCGCCCTGACGCTCCCCGTCTTCGATCGCGGCCAGCACGACGCCGCACGCGCCCACGGGCGTCAGCGCGAGCTGGAGGCGGCTGCGGACGCGCTTCGTCACCGCGCCGTGGCAGACCTGGAGGGGCTCACGCGCAGGAGCGCGCTCCTCGAGCGCACCCTGGACAGGCTGCTTCGCCAGGCGGTGCCGCGTTCGGCGGGCGTGCTGGCCACCACGCTCACGGCGTTTCGTCGGGGCCAGGTGAGCCTGACCGACCTCCTGCTCGCGCGCCGCGCGCACCTCGCG
- a CDS encoding PD40 domain-containing protein, translating into MGPVYRRARAGASVNRGAGFVTAGCALLLLAAGCHRIARYAPAGAGAGDAGRGGDGPVSDATPVADGGVAGERGRLGDGRPDAPRDAAGPDWGAAQLPLAFASAQPIPGVNVAVGDYDPHLSSDGLRLYFASYRPTGTAELNLWVASRASATATVWQVEALKELNTDEADAAPTLTEDELTIVFDRPDARGDRRLYLANRSQRGLPFGAPRPVGELTVKDDGFEPGISGDGLTLVFATRRAWAGGGGMDLWTSRRVNRTSPFDAPAPLEGVNTAADERNPALFGADGLVFSSNRAGGAGGLDLYVSYRVPNSPALGAPVRLAALATASDDQDPMVCAPQRLLLFSRASSAGSDLFWARY; encoded by the coding sequence ATGGGGCCAGTCTATCGGCGGGCGCGCGCCGGCGCATCGGTGAATCGCGGGGCGGGCTTCGTGACCGCGGGCTGCGCGCTCCTGCTGTTGGCGGCGGGGTGTCACCGGATTGCGCGGTACGCACCGGCGGGAGCTGGCGCGGGGGACGCGGGGCGAGGAGGCGATGGGCCCGTCTCCGACGCGACGCCGGTGGCTGACGGAGGCGTGGCCGGAGAGAGGGGGCGCCTCGGGGACGGTCGCCCCGACGCGCCACGGGATGCGGCCGGCCCGGACTGGGGCGCAGCGCAACTGCCGCTCGCCTTCGCCAGCGCGCAGCCGATCCCCGGGGTGAACGTCGCCGTGGGGGATTACGATCCACACCTGAGCAGCGACGGGCTCCGACTCTACTTCGCGAGCTACCGCCCCACCGGGACGGCCGAGCTGAACCTCTGGGTCGCGAGCCGCGCGTCGGCCACCGCCACGGTGTGGCAGGTCGAGGCGCTGAAGGAGCTGAACACGGACGAGGCGGACGCGGCTCCCACCTTGACGGAGGACGAGCTCACGATCGTCTTCGACCGGCCGGATGCCCGCGGCGATCGGCGCCTGTACCTGGCCAACAGGTCGCAACGCGGGCTGCCCTTCGGAGCTCCGAGGCCTGTGGGAGAGCTCACCGTCAAGGACGACGGTTTCGAGCCGGGGATCTCCGGCGACGGTCTGACGCTCGTGTTCGCGACGCGACGCGCCTGGGCAGGGGGTGGTGGGATGGACCTCTGGACGAGCCGCCGGGTGAACCGAACGTCCCCCTTCGACGCGCCCGCCCCGCTGGAAGGGGTGAACACCGCCGCGGACGAGCGCAACCCGGCCCTCTTCGGGGCGGACGGCCTCGTCTTCTCCTCGAACCGCGCCGGCGGAGCGGGGGGACTGGACCTGTACGTGTCCTACCGGGTGCCCAATAGCCCGGCTCTTGGCGCGCCCGTGCGGCTCGCGGCCTTGGCCACCGCGAGCGACGATCAAGATCCGATGGTCTGCGCCCCGCAGCGGCTGCTTCTCTTCAGCCGCGCATCCTCGGCGGGGTCCGATCTCTTCTGGGCGCGGTACTGA
- a CDS encoding S9 family peptidase, translated as MAGVSTRLGFPTATDDGSLWWLESRPSEGGRGVVVRRDPGGRTEDALPPPHSARSRVHEYGGRPYLVDGATFYFVQDRDQQLWRKRPGEEPTRLTDATGYRFAEPILDRERGRLIAVAERHAPEDQPEPPEAENLLVAISLADGAVTPLARGRDFYAAPALSPDGGRLAFLAWDHPHMPWDAAELHLAELDGDGACRAVKRVAGDTRGSAFQPVWSPAGDLYFSLEVDGYWTLHVAAAEGPRLLLRTDAEFGAPLWQLGTELFAFSGPRELVAACFERGLSRVGRILLDPPRFEPLVEDLLHVGQLACHGPHAALLVGWAGSGTRLLHLDLRGGAIEIARDTVPDALGEADISSPEAVSFPTLDGETAHGFFFAPRHREFVAPPGERPPLLVMAHGGPTACTSPTLNLGVQYWTSRGFAVLDVNYRGSTGYGRAYRERLRGEWGILDVGDCVAGARHLADTGRVDGRRMVIRGGSAGGYTVLQALANHDVFAAGSCLYGVTDLEGLARDTHKFESRYDRFLVDGPGDRGELLRSRSPRSYPERIRRPVIFFQGMEDKAVPPEQADTMVDALQRAGVTVEYHLYAGEQHGFRRRETLRHVLEAELAFFQRVLGLAEGR; from the coding sequence GTGGCCGGCGTCTCGACGCGCCTCGGCTTTCCCACGGCCACCGACGACGGGTCGCTCTGGTGGCTCGAGAGCCGTCCGTCCGAAGGCGGTCGCGGAGTCGTCGTGCGCCGCGACCCCGGCGGGCGCACGGAGGACGCGCTGCCGCCACCTCACAGCGCGCGCAGCCGCGTACACGAATACGGCGGCCGCCCCTACCTCGTCGACGGCGCGACCTTCTACTTCGTGCAGGACCGGGACCAGCAGCTCTGGCGGAAGCGGCCCGGCGAGGAACCCACGCGCCTGACCGATGCCACCGGCTATCGCTTCGCCGAGCCGATCCTGGACCGCGAACGCGGCCGGCTCATCGCGGTCGCCGAGCGCCACGCGCCCGAGGACCAGCCGGAGCCGCCCGAGGCCGAGAACCTCCTCGTGGCCATCTCCCTGGCGGACGGAGCCGTGACGCCGCTCGCCCGAGGCCGCGACTTCTACGCCGCGCCGGCGCTCTCCCCCGACGGGGGACGCCTGGCCTTCCTGGCGTGGGACCACCCCCACATGCCCTGGGATGCCGCGGAGCTCCACCTCGCGGAGCTCGACGGGGACGGCGCCTGTCGCGCCGTGAAGCGCGTCGCGGGAGACACGCGCGGCTCCGCCTTCCAGCCCGTCTGGTCTCCGGCGGGCGACCTCTATTTCAGCCTCGAGGTGGACGGGTACTGGACGCTCCACGTCGCAGCGGCGGAGGGCCCCCGGCTGCTGCTCCGCACGGACGCGGAGTTTGGCGCTCCGCTCTGGCAGCTCGGGACCGAGCTCTTCGCCTTCTCGGGCCCGCGCGAGCTCGTGGCCGCCTGCTTCGAACGCGGCCTCTCGCGCGTGGGACGCATCCTGCTCGACCCGCCGCGCTTCGAGCCGCTCGTCGAAGACCTCCTGCACGTCGGCCAGCTCGCGTGCCACGGCCCCCACGCCGCGCTGCTCGTCGGCTGGGCGGGCAGCGGCACGCGCCTTCTGCACCTGGACCTGCGCGGAGGCGCCATCGAGATCGCGCGCGACACCGTGCCCGACGCCCTGGGAGAGGCGGACATCTCGTCCCCCGAGGCGGTCTCCTTCCCCACCCTCGACGGCGAGACCGCGCACGGCTTCTTCTTCGCCCCGAGGCATCGCGAGTTCGTGGCCCCTCCGGGCGAGCGCCCGCCGCTGCTCGTGATGGCGCACGGCGGACCGACGGCCTGCACCTCCCCCACGTTGAACCTCGGCGTGCAGTACTGGACGAGTCGCGGCTTCGCCGTCCTCGACGTGAACTACCGCGGCTCGACGGGGTACGGTCGGGCCTACCGGGAGCGCCTCCGGGGGGAGTGGGGGATCCTCGACGTCGGAGACTGCGTGGCCGGCGCGCGGCACCTGGCGGACACGGGGCGCGTGGACGGGCGCCGCATGGTGATCCGCGGCGGGAGCGCGGGCGGCTACACCGTCCTTCAGGCCCTGGCGAACCACGACGTCTTCGCCGCCGGCTCTTGCCTCTACGGCGTCACCGATCTCGAGGGCCTCGCGCGCGACACGCACAAGTTCGAGTCGCGCTACGACCGCTTTCTCGTCGACGGGCCTGGCGATCGGGGCGAGCTCCTGCGCTCCCGCTCGCCGCGCAGCTACCCCGAACGCATCCGCCGCCCCGTGATCTTCTTCCAGGGCATGGAGGACAAGGCCGTCCCGCCCGAGCAGGCGGACACCATGGTGGACGCGTTGCAGCGCGCCGGGGTGACGGTCGAATACCACCTCTACGCGGGAGAGCAACACGGCTTCCGTCGGCGCGAGACCCTGCGCCACGTGCTCGAGGCCGAGCTCGCCTTCTTCCAGCGCGTCCTGGGCCTGGCAGAAGGGAGATGA
- a CDS encoding cysteine synthase family protein, producing the protein MATESPQLAVARPGAAPGGTPLVRLRRVPGPEVRAAVHVKCEWTNPAGSVKDRAAYWMIRDVETRGLLDGTRAILDSTSGNTGIALAQIGASRGHHVTLCLPANASAGRKRLLKLLGAELILTDPLEGADGARAVARQMAADAPERFVYLDQYSNPMNWRAHYESTSLELWEQTRGKLTHFVAIMGTSGTFTGVSRRLQELDPAIQRICVQPDAAYHGIEGTKHYASTEVPPIFDASLVHRQIEVSTEEAQEMARRLAREEGLPTGTSGGAAVVAALRVAAELSEGLVVTILPDNVMKSIGESAWDEKP; encoded by the coding sequence CTGGCCACGGAATCGCCACAGCTCGCCGTCGCACGACCTGGCGCTGCGCCAGGCGGCACGCCCCTCGTGCGCCTGCGGCGCGTCCCCGGGCCAGAGGTGCGCGCCGCGGTACACGTGAAGTGCGAGTGGACGAACCCCGCCGGGTCGGTGAAGGACCGGGCGGCGTACTGGATGATCCGGGACGTGGAGACGCGCGGGCTGCTCGACGGCACACGGGCCATCCTCGACTCCACGAGCGGCAACACGGGGATCGCGCTCGCGCAGATCGGCGCTTCCCGTGGCCACCACGTGACGCTCTGCTTGCCCGCCAACGCGAGCGCCGGCCGCAAGCGCCTGCTCAAGCTGCTCGGGGCCGAGCTGATCCTCACCGACCCGCTCGAGGGGGCCGACGGCGCGCGCGCGGTGGCCCGGCAGATGGCCGCCGATGCGCCCGAGCGCTTCGTCTACCTCGATCAATACAGCAACCCGATGAACTGGCGGGCCCACTACGAGAGCACCTCGCTCGAGCTCTGGGAACAGACGCGCGGCAAGCTCACCCACTTCGTGGCCATCATGGGGACGAGCGGCACCTTCACCGGCGTCAGCCGCCGGCTCCAGGAGCTCGACCCCGCCATCCAGCGCATCTGCGTGCAACCCGACGCGGCCTACCACGGGATCGAGGGAACGAAACACTACGCCTCGACCGAGGTGCCGCCCATCTTCGACGCGAGCCTCGTGCACCGCCAGATAGAGGTCTCGACCGAGGAGGCCCAGGAGATGGCGCGTCGGCTGGCCCGGGAGGAGGGGCTCCCCACCGGCACGAGCGGTGGCGCCGCGGTCGTCGCCGCGCTGCGCGTCGCTGCCGAGCTCTCCGAGGGGCTCGTCGTGACCATCCTTCCCGACAACGTGATGAAGTCGATCGGCGAATCGGCCTGGGACGAGAAGCCATGA
- a CDS encoding M67 family metallopeptidase, with product MKPPSMDRLAPELEGRLRRHCEAQYPNEACGALFGAGDGTLSAWQITEVLEAPNTHGDDQRRRYLVPPDFQLQAERHARATGQDVVGYYHSHPDHPARPSEYDRAHAWFGYLYLICSVQQGRSTELNAFTLDEQPGGAFRDVTLHDAS from the coding sequence ATGAAACCACCATCTATGGATAGGCTCGCCCCAGAGCTGGAGGGCCGCCTGCGGCGCCACTGCGAAGCGCAGTATCCGAACGAGGCCTGCGGCGCGCTTTTCGGCGCCGGCGACGGAACGCTCTCCGCGTGGCAAATCACCGAGGTCCTCGAGGCGCCCAACACCCACGGCGACGATCAACGGCGGCGCTACCTCGTGCCCCCCGACTTCCAGCTCCAGGCGGAAAGGCACGCCCGCGCCACCGGGCAGGACGTGGTCGGCTACTACCACAGCCACCCCGACCACCCCGCGCGGCCGTCAGAATACGATCGCGCCCACGCCTGGTTCGGCTATCTTTATCTCATCTGCTCGGTCCAGCAGGGTCGGTCGACCGAGCTCAACGCCTTCACGCTGGACGAACAACCCGGCGGGGCGTTTCGGGACGTAACGCTTCACGACGCGTCCTAG
- the moeB gene encoding molybdopterin-synthase adenylyltransferase MoeB: protein MAVSILIPTPLRRFVGGANSVEVEAQTVEGALAALSARSPELKRQLFDDAGKLRSFVSLYLGDTNVRDLAATLDAIPVKAGDVLTIIPAIAGGASTTSFSREEILRYSRHLIMPEVTLEGQKRLKSARVLCIGAGGLGSPLSLYLAAAGVGTLGLVDFDTVDLTNIQRQVLYSTADVGRPKLEAARQRLTELNPEIEIVPHAMHLASWNVLDLFKDYDIVADGTDNFPTRYLVSDACALLGKPNVYASIFRFEGQVSVFDARRGPCYRCLFPEPPPPGLVPSCAEGGVLGVLPGIVGTLQALEVLKLILGVGDPLVGRLLMFDALAMRFRELPIRKDASCAVCGKSPTVTAPVDYNEFCQIRGAEAEVDAQGVPTLTVEEFHARRQAGEAFQLLDVREAHEYQIVQIPGSRLLPLSELPARIHELDSTHTYTLHCKLTGRSLQAYHLMRKAGFGRLQVLAGGVDAWAERIDKALPRY, encoded by the coding sequence ATGGCCGTCTCGATTCTGATCCCCACTCCCCTGCGACGCTTCGTCGGGGGGGCCAACAGCGTCGAGGTCGAAGCGCAGACCGTGGAGGGCGCCCTGGCCGCCCTCTCCGCGAGGAGCCCCGAGCTGAAGCGCCAGCTCTTCGACGACGCGGGCAAGCTGCGGAGCTTCGTCAGCCTCTACCTCGGAGATACGAACGTCCGGGACCTCGCCGCGACGCTCGATGCGATCCCGGTGAAGGCGGGAGACGTGCTCACGATCATCCCGGCCATCGCGGGGGGCGCCTCGACGACCTCGTTCTCGCGCGAGGAGATCCTGCGCTACAGCCGCCACCTGATCATGCCCGAGGTGACGCTCGAGGGGCAGAAGCGGCTCAAGAGCGCGCGCGTCCTCTGCATCGGCGCCGGCGGGCTCGGCTCGCCGCTGTCGCTCTACCTCGCGGCGGCGGGGGTCGGGACCCTCGGCCTCGTGGACTTCGACACCGTCGACCTGACGAACATCCAGCGGCAGGTGCTGTACTCCACCGCCGACGTGGGACGCCCGAAGCTCGAGGCGGCGCGCCAGCGACTGACCGAGCTGAATCCGGAGATCGAGATCGTCCCGCACGCGATGCACCTCGCCAGCTGGAACGTGCTCGACCTCTTCAAGGACTACGACATCGTCGCCGACGGGACCGACAACTTCCCCACCCGTTACCTGGTCAGCGACGCCTGCGCGCTCCTCGGCAAGCCCAACGTCTACGCCAGCATCTTCCGCTTCGAGGGCCAGGTCAGCGTCTTCGACGCGCGTCGCGGACCCTGCTATCGGTGCCTCTTTCCCGAGCCGCCCCCTCCGGGCCTCGTCCCCTCGTGCGCCGAGGGCGGAGTGCTCGGCGTTCTACCCGGCATCGTCGGTACGCTGCAGGCGCTCGAGGTGCTGAAGCTGATCCTCGGCGTGGGCGACCCGCTCGTCGGACGGCTGCTCATGTTCGACGCGCTGGCCATGCGCTTCCGCGAGCTGCCCATCCGCAAGGACGCGAGCTGCGCGGTGTGCGGCAAGTCCCCCACCGTCACCGCGCCGGTCGACTACAACGAGTTCTGCCAGATCCGCGGCGCCGAGGCGGAGGTGGACGCGCAGGGGGTCCCGACCCTCACGGTGGAGGAGTTCCACGCGCGGCGGCAAGCCGGCGAGGCCTTCCAGCTCCTCGACGTGCGAGAGGCGCACGAGTACCAGATCGTGCAGATCCCGGGGTCGCGGCTCCTGCCGCTGAGCGAGCTGCCGGCGCGCATACACGAGCTGGACTCGACGCACACCTATACGCTGCACTGCAAGCTGACCGGTCGCAGCCTGCAGGCCTATCATCTGATGCGCAAAGCGGGCTTCGGGCGGCTTCAGGTCCTGGCCGGCGGAGTCGACGCCTGGGCCGAGCGGATCGACAAGGCCCTGCCCCGCTATTGA
- a CDS encoding cysteine desulfurase encodes MDTPNAGLFDPAWLSELANGYFRAPPGAEVPSPAHAQPIAPTAMAPAAMPATAPIAPAAMPATASIAPAAPVAPTASAAGFYFLDEAASSATASPPTPLVAAPSLEFLEVRPEVVPQLDRAGGPFDVWAIRRDFPILAERIHGQPLVWLDNAATTQKPQSVIDRMSRFYEHEYSNIHRAAHTLAARSTDAYEAARAKVQRFLNAPSVRDIVFVRGATEAINLVAQAWGRRHVGEGDEIVITWLEHHSNIVPWQQLAAEKGARLRVAPIDDRGQVLLDEYEKLLNPRTRLVSLTHVSNALGTVNPVGEMVAMAHRHGARVLVDGAQAVSHLRVDVQALAADFYAFSGHKVFGPTGIGVLYGRSELLDTTPPWQGGGNMIADVTFERTVYEAAPARFEAGTGSIVDAVGLGAAIDYLSRIGLENVARYEHELLEYATCELSRVPGLTLVGTAQEKTSVLSFVLDGFRSQDVGAALDREGIAARSGHHCAQPALRRYGLESTVRPSLALYNTRDEVDRLVQALLRLRGGQVVPPL; translated from the coding sequence ATGGACACGCCGAACGCAGGGCTCTTCGATCCCGCGTGGCTCTCCGAGCTGGCCAACGGCTACTTCCGCGCCCCTCCCGGCGCGGAGGTGCCGTCCCCGGCGCACGCGCAGCCGATAGCACCGACGGCGATGGCACCGGCGGCGATGCCAGCGACGGCGCCCATCGCACCGGCGGCGATGCCAGCGACGGCGTCCATCGCACCCGCAGCCCCTGTCGCACCCACGGCGTCCGCCGCGGGCTTCTATTTTCTCGACGAGGCGGCGTCGAGCGCGACCGCCTCGCCGCCCACTCCTCTCGTCGCCGCGCCGAGCCTCGAGTTCCTCGAGGTGCGCCCCGAGGTCGTTCCGCAGCTCGATCGCGCCGGCGGCCCGTTCGACGTCTGGGCCATCCGGCGCGACTTTCCGATCCTCGCCGAGCGCATCCACGGCCAGCCGCTCGTCTGGCTGGACAACGCCGCGACCACGCAGAAGCCGCAGAGCGTGATCGACCGCATGTCGCGCTTCTACGAGCACGAGTACTCGAACATCCATCGGGCAGCGCACACGCTAGCGGCCCGCTCGACCGACGCCTACGAGGCGGCACGCGCGAAGGTGCAGCGCTTCCTCAACGCGCCGTCGGTGCGGGACATCGTCTTCGTGCGCGGCGCGACCGAGGCGATCAACCTGGTCGCGCAGGCCTGGGGGCGACGCCACGTCGGCGAGGGCGACGAGATCGTCATCACCTGGCTCGAGCACCATTCGAACATCGTGCCCTGGCAGCAGCTCGCGGCCGAGAAGGGGGCGCGGCTCCGCGTCGCGCCGATCGACGACCGCGGCCAGGTGCTGCTCGACGAGTACGAGAAGCTCTTGAACCCCCGGACGCGGCTCGTCTCGCTGACCCACGTCTCCAACGCGCTCGGGACCGTGAACCCCGTGGGCGAGATGGTCGCGATGGCACACCGCCACGGCGCGCGCGTGCTCGTCGACGGGGCGCAGGCGGTCTCGCACCTGCGGGTCGACGTGCAGGCGCTGGCGGCCGACTTCTACGCCTTCTCGGGGCACAAGGTCTTCGGACCGACCGGGATCGGCGTGCTCTACGGGCGCTCGGAGCTGCTCGACACCACCCCGCCCTGGCAAGGGGGCGGGAACATGATCGCGGACGTGACCTTCGAGCGCACGGTCTACGAGGCGGCGCCGGCCCGCTTCGAGGCCGGCACCGGGAGCATCGTGGACGCGGTCGGGCTCGGGGCGGCCATCGACTACCTGAGCCGCATCGGCCTCGAGAACGTGGCGCGCTACGAGCACGAGCTGCTGGAATATGCGACCTGCGAGCTGTCACGGGTCCCGGGCCTGACCCTCGTTGGGACGGCGCAGGAGAAGACCAGCGTGCTCTCCTTCGTGCTCGACGGCTTCCGGTCGCAGGACGTGGGCGCCGCGCTCGACCGCGAGGGGATCGCCGCGCGATCGGGGCACCACTGCGCCCAGCCCGCTCTCCGGCGCTACGGCCTGGAATCCACCGTCCGCCCGTCGCTCGCGCTCTACAACACGCGCGACGAGGTGGACCGGCTGGTCCAGGCGCTGCTCCGACTCCGCGGGGGACAGGTCGTTCCGCCGCTGTAG
- a CDS encoding DUF4105 domain-containing protein, giving the protein MRSTVRTLPRPLRLAALALCLLGAARGWAETAGRESPAEAARWHPSQQRTYVVSGGPGGTLRLGNVRWGFRPLADGRREAIFREAEFSERALGDVYFVLEGKGPFGLAAHAQLYFEFAPTAPVRAGREASPGLVLSVDARLPKGGRFTLFDGVFRRSYGLVYQLTSWQDAEQQAERHHGRLTRHRLRLTPAQKHGLLREAVAGAVADRSGERFSTLTNNCYSNQLALLNRVLPEAQQLRRSVLGGLLPSPLAWLPPAAPVLLGLKGLLERD; this is encoded by the coding sequence ATGCGGTCGACCGTGCGCACCCTTCCGCGGCCTCTACGCCTCGCGGCTCTCGCGCTCTGCCTGCTCGGCGCGGCGCGGGGGTGGGCCGAGACGGCCGGTCGGGAATCCCCCGCCGAGGCCGCGCGCTGGCACCCGTCCCAGCAACGGACCTACGTCGTGTCCGGGGGACCGGGCGGCACGCTGCGCCTCGGCAATGTCCGGTGGGGCTTTCGCCCCCTCGCCGACGGGCGGCGCGAGGCGATCTTCCGCGAGGCGGAGTTCTCCGAACGCGCGCTCGGGGACGTGTACTTCGTCCTCGAAGGGAAGGGCCCCTTCGGGCTCGCGGCGCACGCCCAGCTCTACTTCGAGTTCGCGCCTACGGCACCCGTTCGCGCCGGCCGCGAGGCGAGCCCCGGGCTCGTGCTCTCGGTGGACGCGCGGTTGCCGAAGGGGGGACGCTTCACCCTCTTCGACGGGGTCTTTCGCCGCAGCTACGGCCTGGTCTATCAGCTCACGAGCTGGCAGGACGCCGAGCAGCAGGCCGAGCGCCACCACGGACGCCTGACCCGCCATCGGCTGCGCCTCACCCCAGCGCAGAAGCACGGTCTGCTGCGGGAGGCCGTGGCCGGCGCCGTCGCCGACCGGTCGGGCGAGCGGTTCAGTACGCTGACCAACAACTGCTACTCGAACCAGCTCGCGCTCCTCAACCGCGTGCTCCCCGAGGCGCAGCAGCTCCGTCGGAGCGTCCTGGGCGGGCTGCTGCCGAGTCCGCTCGCCTGGCTGCCGCCGGCGGCGCCGGTGCTGCTGGGTCTGAAGGGATTGCTCGAGCGAGACTGA
- a CDS encoding quinone-dependent dihydroorotate dehydrogenase, which translates to MPGIYPLLFRTLISRRDPEAAHGMAVRWLSLSSHLPPALEALRRLRPRPDPRLRVNVFGLAFENPLGAAAGLDKEGQAVPALWALGFGHVEVGTVTPRAQPGNPRPRVWRLVEQRAVVNALGFPSQGAEKVAERCRGLKRRGVLGVNLGKNRDTPLERAGEDYAVLVERFAELADYLTINVSSPNTPGLRSLQLGDQLGRLLERARHQAERVAARTGSQPRPLLVKVSPDLTNAELEAVAEVARGAGAAGIVATNTTTSRAGLGAEAVALPGGLSGPPLAARATEAVRLLYRRLDGALPIVAAGGVGSAEELVRRVRAGASLVQLYTSMIYEGPGLPARLLRDLSAIADREGWTSIGELVGRDA; encoded by the coding sequence ATGCCCGGCATCTACCCGCTCCTCTTCCGCACGCTCATCTCGCGCCGTGACCCCGAGGCGGCCCACGGCATGGCCGTGCGCTGGCTCTCTCTCTCGTCGCACCTGCCGCCGGCGCTCGAGGCGCTTCGGCGCCTTCGCCCGCGCCCCGACCCGCGGCTACGCGTGAACGTCTTCGGCCTCGCCTTCGAGAATCCGCTCGGGGCGGCGGCGGGGCTCGACAAGGAGGGGCAGGCCGTGCCCGCTCTCTGGGCCCTCGGCTTCGGGCACGTGGAGGTGGGGACCGTCACGCCCCGCGCGCAGCCCGGCAATCCGCGGCCGCGTGTCTGGCGACTCGTCGAGCAGCGCGCGGTGGTCAACGCCCTCGGCTTTCCGAGCCAGGGGGCGGAGAAGGTGGCCGAGCGGTGCCGCGGGCTGAAGCGGCGCGGCGTGCTCGGCGTGAACCTCGGCAAGAACCGGGATACGCCGCTCGAGCGGGCGGGCGAGGACTACGCGGTGCTCGTGGAACGCTTCGCCGAGCTCGCGGACTACCTGACGATCAACGTTTCGTCGCCGAACACCCCGGGGCTGCGCAGCCTGCAGCTCGGCGACCAGCTCGGGCGGCTTCTCGAGCGGGCGCGTCACCAGGCCGAGCGCGTCGCGGCTCGGACGGGGTCGCAGCCGCGGCCGCTCCTCGTGAAGGTGTCGCCGGACCTGACCAACGCCGAGCTCGAGGCGGTGGCCGAAGTCGCGCGCGGCGCAGGGGCCGCGGGGATCGTCGCGACCAACACCACGACCTCGCGCGCGGGACTCGGGGCCGAGGCGGTGGCGCTCCCCGGCGGGCTCAGCGGGCCGCCCCTCGCGGCGCGCGCGACGGAAGCCGTGCGGCTCCTCTACCGGCGGCTCGACGGAGCGCTCCCTATCGTGGCTGCGGGGGGCGTCGGTAGCGCGGAGGAGCTCGTGCGGCGTGTGCGTGCCGGGGCCTCGCTGGTCCAGCTCTACACCTCGATGATCTACGAAGGACCGGGCCTCCCCGCGCGACTCCTGCGCGACCTCTCCGCGATCGCGGATCGCGAGGGGTGGACCTCGATCGGCGAGCTCGTCGGTCGCGACGCCTGA